One segment of Hippopotamus amphibius kiboko isolate mHipAmp2 chromosome 2, mHipAmp2.hap2, whole genome shotgun sequence DNA contains the following:
- the RPL12 gene encoding 60S ribosomal protein L12, with product MPPKFDPNEIKVVYLRCTGGEVGATSALAPKIGPLGLSPKKVGDDIAKATGDWKGLRITVKLTIQNRQAQIEVVPSASALIIKALKEPPRDRKKQKNIKHSGNITFDEIVNIARQMRHRSLARELSGTIKEILGTAQSVGCNVDGRHPHDIIDDINSGAVECPAS from the exons ATGCCGCCTAAGTTCGACCCCAACGAGATCAAAGTCG TGTACCTGAGGTGCACCGGTGGGGAAGTCGGTGCCACATCTGCCCTGGCCCCCAAGATCGGCCCCCTGGGTCTG TCTCCAAAAAAGGTTGGTGATGACATCGCCAAGGCAACTGGTGATTGGAAAGGTCTGAGGATTACAGTGAAACTGACCATTCAGAACAGACAGGCCCAG ATTGAGGTGGTACCTTCTGCCTCTGCCCTGATCATCAAAGCCCTCAAAGAACCgccaagagacagaaagaagcagaaaaaca ttaAGCACAGTGGAAACATTACTTTTGATGAAATTGTCAACATTGCCCGACAGATGCGGCATCGATCTTTAGCTAGAGAACTCTCTG GAACCATTAAAGAGATCCTGGGGACTGCCCAGTCTGTGGGCTGCAATGTTGATGGCCGCCACCCTCACGACATCATAGATGACATCAACAGTGGTGCGGTGGAATGCCCAGCT agttaa
- the ZNF79 gene encoding zinc finger protein 79 isoform X2, translating into MAAGLLRARPQGPTPLSSVTVAFTQEGWRQLAPAPRDRFKEGMPEKSRNLVLLGLPVSQPGINSQLEQREGSWMLEREGLKSTCPDWKVVSESPPEQDISEESFQDPSVQMPSGESDHRNSELGKSFNLRPVLSPQQRVPTEVRPRKCETHRESFRKNLDIIKPHRAKPYTCNECGKAFSYCSSLSQHQKSHTGEKPYECNECGKAFSQSSSLIQHQRIHTGEKPYKCSECGRAFSQNANLTKHQRTHTGEKPYKCSECEKAFSDCSALVQHQRIHTGEKPYECSDCGKAFRHSANLTNHQRTHTGEKPYKCSECGKAFSYCAAFIQHQRIHTGEKPYKCNACGKAFSQSANLTNHQRTHTGEKPYKCSECGKAFSQSTNLIIHQKTHTGEKPYKCNECGKFFSESSALIRHHIIHTGEKPYECNECGKAFNQSSSLSQHQRIHTGVKPYECSECGKAFRCSSAFIRHQRLHAGE; encoded by the exons ATGGCAGCTGGTCTCCTCAGAGCCAGGCCCCAA GGACCCACACCTCTCAGCAGTGTGACTGTAGCTTTTACCCAGGAGGGATGGAGGCAGTTGGCCCCTGCTCCGAGGGACAGGTTCAAGGAAGGGATGCCAGAAAAGTCCAGAAACCTGGTCCTACTGG GACTTCCAGTCTCCCAGCCTGGTATAAACTCCCAGTTGGAACAAAGGGAAGGTTCATGGATGCTGGAGAGAGAAGGCCTAAAGAGTACCTGTCCAG ATTGGAAGGTTGTATCTGAATCACCACCTGAACAAGACATTTCTGAAGAATCATTCCAAGACCCAAGTGTACAGATGCCCTCTGGGGAGTCAGATCACAGGAACAGTGAACTAGGGAAGAGCTTCAACCTGAGACCCGTTCTTTCTCCACAACAGAGAGTTCCTACAGAAGTGAGACCCCGTAAATgtgaaacacacagagaaagctTCAGGAAGAATTTAGATATAATTAAACCTCACAGAGCAAAGCCATACACGTGTAATGAATGTGGCAAAGCCTTCAGTTACTGTTCTTCCCTTTCTCAGCATCAGAAGAgtcacactggggagaagccaTATGAGTGCaatgaatgtgggaaggccttcagccAGAGCTCATCTCTTATTCAGCATCAGAggattcacactggagagaaaccatataAATGCAGTGAATGTGGAAGAGCCTTCAGCCAGAATGCAAACCTCACAAAACACCAGCGAACTCATACCGGGGAAAAGCCCTACAAATGCAGTGAGTGTGAGAAAGCCTTCAGTGACTGTTCAGCCCTTGTTcagcatcagagaattcacactggagagaagccttatGAGTGCAGTGACTGTGGGAAGGCCTTCCGCCACAGTGCAAATCTTACAAACCACCAGAGGACTCACACAGGGGAGAAGCCCTACAAGTGCAGCGAGTGCGGGAAGGCCTTCAGCTACTGCGCGGCATTTATTCAGCACCAGAGAATCCATACAGGGGAGAAACCCTACAAATGTAACGCATGCGGGAAGGCCTTCAGTCAGAGTGCAAATCTCACAAACCACCAGAggactcacactggagagaaaccctacaaGTGTAGtgagtgtgggaaggccttcagccAAAGTACAAATCTTATAATCCACCAAAAgacccacactggggagaagccttacaagtgtaatgaatgtgggaaattctTCAGTGAGAGCTCAGCCCTTATTCGACATCATATAATTCACACAGGAGAAAAACCCTATGAGTGCAATGAGTGTGGAAAGGCATTTAACCAGAGCTCATCCCTTAGTcagcatcagagaattcacactggtgtgaaaccctatgaatgtagtGAGTGCGGGAAGGCCTTCAGGTGTAGTTCAGCTTTCATTAGACATCAGAGACTCCATGCTGGAGAATAA
- the ZNF79 gene encoding zinc finger protein 79 isoform X3 — MLEREGLKSTCPDWKVVSESPPEQDISEESFQDPSVQMPSGESDHRNSELGKSFNLRPVLSPQQRVPTEVRPRKCETHRESFRKNLDIIKPHRAKPYTCNECGKAFSYCSSLSQHQKSHTGEKPYECNECGKAFSQSSSLIQHQRIHTGEKPYKCSECGRAFSQNANLTKHQRTHTGEKPYKCSECEKAFSDCSALVQHQRIHTGEKPYECSDCGKAFRHSANLTNHQRTHTGEKPYKCSECGKAFSYCAAFIQHQRIHTGEKPYKCNACGKAFSQSANLTNHQRTHTGEKPYKCSECGKAFSQSTNLIIHQKTHTGEKPYKCNECGKFFSESSALIRHHIIHTGEKPYECNECGKAFNQSSSLSQHQRIHTGVKPYECSECGKAFRCSSAFIRHQRLHAGE; from the exons ATGCTGGAGAGAGAAGGCCTAAAGAGTACCTGTCCAG ATTGGAAGGTTGTATCTGAATCACCACCTGAACAAGACATTTCTGAAGAATCATTCCAAGACCCAAGTGTACAGATGCCCTCTGGGGAGTCAGATCACAGGAACAGTGAACTAGGGAAGAGCTTCAACCTGAGACCCGTTCTTTCTCCACAACAGAGAGTTCCTACAGAAGTGAGACCCCGTAAATgtgaaacacacagagaaagctTCAGGAAGAATTTAGATATAATTAAACCTCACAGAGCAAAGCCATACACGTGTAATGAATGTGGCAAAGCCTTCAGTTACTGTTCTTCCCTTTCTCAGCATCAGAAGAgtcacactggggagaagccaTATGAGTGCaatgaatgtgggaaggccttcagccAGAGCTCATCTCTTATTCAGCATCAGAggattcacactggagagaaaccatataAATGCAGTGAATGTGGAAGAGCCTTCAGCCAGAATGCAAACCTCACAAAACACCAGCGAACTCATACCGGGGAAAAGCCCTACAAATGCAGTGAGTGTGAGAAAGCCTTCAGTGACTGTTCAGCCCTTGTTcagcatcagagaattcacactggagagaagccttatGAGTGCAGTGACTGTGGGAAGGCCTTCCGCCACAGTGCAAATCTTACAAACCACCAGAGGACTCACACAGGGGAGAAGCCCTACAAGTGCAGCGAGTGCGGGAAGGCCTTCAGCTACTGCGCGGCATTTATTCAGCACCAGAGAATCCATACAGGGGAGAAACCCTACAAATGTAACGCATGCGGGAAGGCCTTCAGTCAGAGTGCAAATCTCACAAACCACCAGAggactcacactggagagaaaccctacaaGTGTAGtgagtgtgggaaggccttcagccAAAGTACAAATCTTATAATCCACCAAAAgacccacactggggagaagccttacaagtgtaatgaatgtgggaaattctTCAGTGAGAGCTCAGCCCTTATTCGACATCATATAATTCACACAGGAGAAAAACCCTATGAGTGCAATGAGTGTGGAAAGGCATTTAACCAGAGCTCATCCCTTAGTcagcatcagagaattcacactggtgtgaaaccctatgaatgtagtGAGTGCGGGAAGGCCTTCAGGTGTAGTTCAGCTTTCATTAGACATCAGAGACTCCATGCTGGAGAATAA
- the ZNF79 gene encoding zinc finger protein 79 isoform X1, with product MLEEGEPPSPDPALPQGEDTEEERMAAGLLRARPQGPTPLSSVTVAFTQEGWRQLAPAPRDRFKEGMPEKSRNLVLLGLPVSQPGINSQLEQREGSWMLEREGLKSTCPDWKVVSESPPEQDISEESFQDPSVQMPSGESDHRNSELGKSFNLRPVLSPQQRVPTEVRPRKCETHRESFRKNLDIIKPHRAKPYTCNECGKAFSYCSSLSQHQKSHTGEKPYECNECGKAFSQSSSLIQHQRIHTGEKPYKCSECGRAFSQNANLTKHQRTHTGEKPYKCSECEKAFSDCSALVQHQRIHTGEKPYECSDCGKAFRHSANLTNHQRTHTGEKPYKCSECGKAFSYCAAFIQHQRIHTGEKPYKCNACGKAFSQSANLTNHQRTHTGEKPYKCSECGKAFSQSTNLIIHQKTHTGEKPYKCNECGKFFSESSALIRHHIIHTGEKPYECNECGKAFNQSSSLSQHQRIHTGVKPYECSECGKAFRCSSAFIRHQRLHAGE from the exons ATGCTGGAGGAAGGAG agCCACCTTCTCCGGACCCTGCCCTTCCCCAAGGggaagacacagaagaggaacGAATGGCAGCTGGTCTCCTCAGAGCCAGGCCCCAA GGACCCACACCTCTCAGCAGTGTGACTGTAGCTTTTACCCAGGAGGGATGGAGGCAGTTGGCCCCTGCTCCGAGGGACAGGTTCAAGGAAGGGATGCCAGAAAAGTCCAGAAACCTGGTCCTACTGG GACTTCCAGTCTCCCAGCCTGGTATAAACTCCCAGTTGGAACAAAGGGAAGGTTCATGGATGCTGGAGAGAGAAGGCCTAAAGAGTACCTGTCCAG ATTGGAAGGTTGTATCTGAATCACCACCTGAACAAGACATTTCTGAAGAATCATTCCAAGACCCAAGTGTACAGATGCCCTCTGGGGAGTCAGATCACAGGAACAGTGAACTAGGGAAGAGCTTCAACCTGAGACCCGTTCTTTCTCCACAACAGAGAGTTCCTACAGAAGTGAGACCCCGTAAATgtgaaacacacagagaaagctTCAGGAAGAATTTAGATATAATTAAACCTCACAGAGCAAAGCCATACACGTGTAATGAATGTGGCAAAGCCTTCAGTTACTGTTCTTCCCTTTCTCAGCATCAGAAGAgtcacactggggagaagccaTATGAGTGCaatgaatgtgggaaggccttcagccAGAGCTCATCTCTTATTCAGCATCAGAggattcacactggagagaaaccatataAATGCAGTGAATGTGGAAGAGCCTTCAGCCAGAATGCAAACCTCACAAAACACCAGCGAACTCATACCGGGGAAAAGCCCTACAAATGCAGTGAGTGTGAGAAAGCCTTCAGTGACTGTTCAGCCCTTGTTcagcatcagagaattcacactggagagaagccttatGAGTGCAGTGACTGTGGGAAGGCCTTCCGCCACAGTGCAAATCTTACAAACCACCAGAGGACTCACACAGGGGAGAAGCCCTACAAGTGCAGCGAGTGCGGGAAGGCCTTCAGCTACTGCGCGGCATTTATTCAGCACCAGAGAATCCATACAGGGGAGAAACCCTACAAATGTAACGCATGCGGGAAGGCCTTCAGTCAGAGTGCAAATCTCACAAACCACCAGAggactcacactggagagaaaccctacaaGTGTAGtgagtgtgggaaggccttcagccAAAGTACAAATCTTATAATCCACCAAAAgacccacactggggagaagccttacaagtgtaatgaatgtgggaaattctTCAGTGAGAGCTCAGCCCTTATTCGACATCATATAATTCACACAGGAGAAAAACCCTATGAGTGCAATGAGTGTGGAAAGGCATTTAACCAGAGCTCATCCCTTAGTcagcatcagagaattcacactggtgtgaaaccctatgaatgtagtGAGTGCGGGAAGGCCTTCAGGTGTAGTTCAGCTTTCATTAGACATCAGAGACTCCATGCTGGAGAATAA